The sequence below is a genomic window from Echeneis naucrates chromosome 13, fEcheNa1.1, whole genome shotgun sequence.
ttgatatgatttcttttttttttttttttccctctcaggAATGGTTCAGAAGTTGGACCAAAAGCTCCCTGTGGCCAATGAatacctcctcctctctggagGCATAAGGGAGGGAGTTGTGGACATGGACCTGGACGAGCTGAGTGTCTATGCCCGTGGCACAGACTATGACATGGACTTCACCCTGCTGGTACCAGCACTGAAACTCCATGATCGCAACCAGCCGGTGACCCTAGACATGAGGCACTCGGCCCTGGGCCACTCCTGGCTCAGCCTCCGCCTCTTTGATGAAGGAACCATCAACAAGTGGAAGGACTGCTGCACCATTGTCGACCACATCAATGGTACCACAAACTACTTCTTCTCGCCAACACTGGTTGCTGACTGGTTCTACCAGTCCATCTCCCTAGTGCTGCTAGAAGTGCAGAAGAAGCCGCAGAGAGGTATGCCAAGAGTAGAGAAGGTAGAGAGGAACGGTACCATCATTTCCGTCATCCTGGGTGTTGGGAGCAGCCGGATGCTCTACGACATTGTCCCTGTGGTGTCGTTTAAAGGCTGGCCAGCCGTTGCTCAAAGTTGGCTGATGGAGAACCACTTCTGGGATGGGAAGatcacagaggaggaagtgatCAGTGGTTTCTACCTTGTCCCTGCCTGCTCTTACAAAGGCCGAAAGGAGAATGAGTGGCGTCTGTCATTTGCCCGCAGTGAGGTGCAGCTGAAGAAGTGCATTTCATCCAGTCTCATGCAGGCCTACCAGGCCTGTAAGGCCATCATTATCAAGCTCCTGTCCCGCCCCAAAGCCATTAGTCCCTACCACCTCCGGAGCATCATGCTATGGGCATGTGACCGCCTCCCTGCCAATTACCTGGCACAGGATGACTTCTCCGGTCACTTCCTGCTTGGCCTGATCGATGACTTGCAACACTGCCTTGTCAACAAGATGTGTCCCAATTACTTCATTCCCCAGTGCAACATGCTGGAGCACTTGTCGGATGAGACAGCCATGCTACACGCCCGCAAACTCTCCTCAGTGCGTTCTGACCCAGCAGAGCACCTTCGCACCACCATCGAGCACGCCAAGGCCGCCAATAGGCTGACAGTGGAACTGCAGTGGCGGGGCAGCTCCAACAACTTGCCATCACCACAGTCTGATGCAAGCGGAGAGAACCAGCCAGACGACCGACTAGCCAAGAAGCTTCAGCAGCTAGTCACAGAGAATCCTGGGAAATCCATATCGGTATTCATCAACCCAGATGACGTGACACGACCACACTTCCGCATTGATGACAAATTCTTCTGAGACACATTCTCCCAGACCCCTTCCCTCTCTTattccttgtttttctctctgcgtTCCTCCTCGTCAACCAGGGCGCTGCCTCCTctgaaactttattttctacattttttttatgtttctcctccacagagtgAAGTGCGGTTATTGTAGTTGTCTGccacaattattattatttttttctattctctCTACCCTCCTCTTTCACTGTGTGCCCTGTGTTTTTTACCAACTGAATGTCTTTTAAATAGATAGCTGAATAGCAAcgcattgtttttgtttagtttttttttttaccgaaGAAGGAAGTATAATCCACTTTCAGATGGATAACTGTCAGTAATTTATCAGAGTCAGAGTATCAGGGACATGAGACAAAAACTGACGCCTCCTAAGAAATTGCAACAGCTTGTTCAAAAATAGTTTGGGTTCACTGATAGTGGACAGTCCCACTTGAAGTCTTTAGTATCCAGGTAATGTTATCTTCACTAAATTCTGATGCAACCACTAGCCAGTCATTACCACTGAAGGAACATAATGTCATTCATACATATTAATTTATCATGTTGAACTGTTACAAATGCACAATTTCTGTCATCCATTTTGACTCTAAtcttgtttactttttttaaattagctcTTTGCGTCTCAGGAATTATGATTTTTCCTAATTATCACTTGgtttgattaaatatttaagaaataGATATTAAGAGATATTTACTGTTGTACAAGCTTATTTATATATCTTAATtcatatattatttattcataagacatttattattattattattattattattattattattgttattgttgctgttattattattattattattattattattattattattattatcatatatattattataaggATTGAACCATTCATTAATACAATAACATACAATTGAAGTGTTATTTATCAGTTTATATTAATGTAATATTTGTTTCACATAACCTCTCATAATTTGTCACCCAGTTAGAGAAACATACCCTCCAAAGATATTATATCATGATTGTAACTTTGAAACAGTCATAACTATGATATACTATCTGAATGAGGCAATGAAAGATACTAATTTCTCTTAGTTAGACTGTAAGATTTACTAtgagaagtgaaaaaaataaatgatgatgaggtactttttcaaaataagaaagaCAAAAGGCTAAGCTGGAGGGGTTTTGTTTCGCgcaaaacattaattaaatatgggtggtggtgatgatgccAATTGGCAGGTAGTGTCTCAAAGCCAGGAGTGCGACAGTGATGGAGTTTAGTTTGAAGGTGGATTTGGTCACCTCTGAAGAATGCTTCAGTCCTGCTGGGGCACAATTGTACTAATGTCTTAGAAACTAGTTGTAAATAGAAGACTGGACACTGGTGTGTAGACAGGAAGGAAATAGAGACTGATGATGCTGTGTGGACAGCATTTCGTCAAGCTTTGCACAGAATGttagaaaagcaaataaataacttttcctcTTAATTGTGGATGTCAGGTTCATCCTCACTCTCAAATGTATCATATCATTAGACATGTGACACTGAAAAGCTGTTGTCATACAGCacagtttaaatgtgtgttaacCAGTGGAGCAGCAGCCAGTAAACAGTGATACTGCAGTAACAGTAGCTTCATCAGTGGACTAAGTCAAGCAGCTTCACCCTTAGAGAATTTACCGTCTTAAATATTGATCTGACGATGGTCTTGGTTCGCGAGCTAGTTCAGATCACAGACTTTGCATAGCTGCTAATTTTCAAACTACTCATGTCAGCACTAGTTTCAGCCTTCGCCCACACATACAGGCTCAAAACGTTTTTTGCTCTGCATGGGGTGCCCTCTAAAGATGCCCTGTGTATTTATGATATAACCTGCAACAAGCTTCTTGGAGTTAAGTAGAAGATGGTGTGGAAACACATCCTTCAGGTACTGAAAGTTGATTATCAGAAAACCTCAGCTGAAaccacattaaaaatgtaaaaactgaagGAGAATATTGTGCTTTAAAAATGGGCCAAATTTTACCTTCATATTACTCTGTCCAGTTAATCATTGATAGTGTTGCGCTAGGTCATACACTTGAGTATaaactaagtaaaaaaaaaaaaaaaagtggtgaaaGAGGAGTCCACACTTCCCAAACAGCTCACCAATCACAGTGTGGGGTGGTCAGGATTGACATATGTGGACTTATTCAGCAGGATGTGGACAGGGCGCTGAGGGACCTTCAGTCCAACAGCTACCAAATCCTTGTGCCAGAACAGCAGCTAAAATACTGAGGTTAGTTCAGGACATGTTTGCGGCCTAGAAACTAAATAACTGGGTCGCAAAAAACTCTCCACATTAATTGATTTTGTTGAGACAGTTATTGAGATATCATGAATTAGGATATTTATTAATATCCTCACATGACTTGAAAATATGTCCCATATgtgatgcaataaaaaaatgagTTCTTTACCAGTATAAGGTAAAGTGAATTCAATTGCCTTTGGAGTTTCAAGAATATTATAATTTCATCATAACATTGTGAGTTGATGTCATCTCATTCCCTGTGTCCACCAGTTTGCTGTCAGTCAGATCTGGCAGTGAAGTCCCTTTGTAATGTCATACAGGCCTCAAAGCAGCAGACGTGTGTCTGCGGTAAAACTTCAAATCTGAGCTGTCATCACTGTCCCCTCCACTGTTTAACTCTCGGGTTGATCTGCTGTAGTATGACCATCTCCTGTTAGTGCCACAGATCTATTTGGACACTATCACTGGTATCTCTCTTCACCTCCTCTcgctttcctctgttttcttttgatcaGAAGTGATCGCACAACTACCTTCACTGTTTCTGTACCAccttgtgtctgtttgtgggttggtttgttgttgtttttttgtgtgtgtgttttttgtttttttgttttttttttaaacttgacagCTTTTGTCTTCAGCTGCTTTCCGTGTGTTGATGTGATGAGATTTTTGGCTCAATTCAACCAGCTCAGGGTGAGAGTCATAGTGGATCACGTGGTTGGGAATGTACTCTGACAATTTCAGAAACATGGATGGTTGGTTTAGTTCCAGCCTTATTCTAAAGGTGGCAAAGCTCAGGGTGGGATATCCCACTGTGCACCTTATGTTGCTCTGGTCTCAGGAGTCAGTGCAGGATCAGCTCAAAGTAGGACAGCAATCTCGGCCTGCTTTTCCTTGTAATGGTTTGACTTGCAGGGGCCCAGCCACAAAGCTACAACATTATTAATGACACAACAGGCACCTGTAGTTGAACACTTACAGCAAAACATCATGGGAGTTGCTATTGGTCCTGAGCTGGTTGCATTGAAGGTGTGTCTACCCcagtttttgttgcttttgtgttgtCGATAGTCTGAAGCATTTCCAAAAAATGCCAAATAACCTACAGACATCTGACTATATATATCCCCATCCTCAAGTGCAAttagtgaaaacacacacatatgtagcATTAAGActaaaagacataaaaaatgttaatacaCACTAACCCTCCACAAGccaacattaacacacacacacgctcacgcatgcatgcacacacactcaaccacTCACTCACATTCTCAGAGGTTTTTCACACCATCAAAGTGCCACACACTCCCCTGCTTGGTGGAAATGTGATCAGTGTGCTGTTCTTTTGGGCTTCATGGCCTTTGAGCTTTAGTCCTTTCTTTGTTCAGAACTTTTGGATTGTGAGTTTTTATTCTCTATGTATCttgctgctttgctttgttctgCTGTTAAATTTCTTTAAGCAGCCTTGAAATGTATGGTTTCCCTTCAGATGGCAGCTCCTCTCTAATCTGCGAATGTTTTCCACTATAATTCAGTGTACAGTAGAGTCACCACAAAGTCTTTTAACCAGAAACTCTCAGTCTGGTCTATCGTATGAACTCATTTGAGCTGTGTGTTATAAATAACTGGACCGTAAATTGGACAATAAATAATAGTGATTTGGATAAATCTGCGTCTCACATTCCTGCATGATTGGCTGTGAAGGCAGCACAGGTTGAAAAACAGAGACCCCAGGATTCCACCATGGGGAACTCAGAATTAATGTCTCTGAGCAAGGCACTAATCTccaaagagcaaaataaatagtATATAAGTAAATACAGAGTTGTTtgagaagaaatgtttttagaCACAAGCAAATGAGAGTTATGTTATGAACTTGTTTGCAGTAGTTCTTAAACACACAAGTTCTTTTGGAGTTCTTTGGTATCTTGTGCCAATTGTCCAATTGTAAAAAATTAAGGAGCACAAAGTATTCTTCAAAGTTATCATGTGCACCAACATAATCTTCTATATaatggaaaataacaaaatcaacTGTGTACAATTCTAACATATTTCTGAACACAATATCAAAGTTATACCACctaaagtatgtttttttttttttttttttttttttttttttttataattactCTTTATTTAAAAGGGAATTCAATTCACTCCATAAGTATAAATGTAAGTCAAATTGCCATGATAAAGAAAGCTGCGGAGCTGTGCACATAAGTGAGaaacaagaaagagaaacaccACTCAATAATTATAacataaaattaatatttatttattcaattaatgAGTTCAACGCTACTTTTATCCCAACATGCAAACTGTGTTTTAGCTCAGACcagaaggaaaaaatgtaaaatgtagttATAGGTtcgaaaagaaaaacatataaaatttGTAAACAATTAGTGGCATTTATTACATCAGAGGCCAAAAGGGTAGATGCTTCAACACTACCTCACTATGTCTGATCCTGGGTAACAGCTCAAATGAGCAGGGAGGaaatacacaaaacatcagTCTGTAGTGATCACACAACTGTGAACACCTCACCTTAAATATACATAGTAGAAATCAGTTAACTAATGTCCTCAACAGTTGAGTCCATCCACTGCCACTAAGGGACACAGTGGAAGGAGATTTTGATGGAGTTTGAGGGCATTGGTctgcagagatggagggagctGTGATCTGAACTGCAGTTTGTACAAACGCAGTGACATTATCTCCTGTAATGTGGAACCACTGTTGTAAATAGCATTTAATAATAGAACTTTAACTCCTGTCTGATCGTTTCTCTGACCATCATTTCAGTTCATCAGCAACAGCTCAGCTGATTGGCCTCTGCTCAccagaatcagaatcaaaataccatttcttttcattgaaCACTACAAcgaaattaaaaatgcagccCTTCAACAGTGCTGAACATAAcatcatataaaaaaatgtttttgttaaaactACATTTCAAACAAGAATATTCCTTGGCAAAAATTTTGAGAGTGACTTGTGGGCTGCTGTCAGGATGAGGACATTGATTTGGCAGAATTCGAGGAGTGTGTATATCTGTGCGTGAGTGCGTGTGTCAGACCAGTCAGACCGAGGCGTTAGGAATTGATGAAGTCTtttggataagaggcaacaCTTCTTTGACAAAACCTAAGTCCTGAGTTCAGATGCTTTCAATTCTGTTGTTGGCCGGATATTACTGTGAACTGTGTGAaagagaatatacacagacttACATCTATTttacacattgtgtgtgtgtgtgtgtgtgtgtctgtctgcgtgtgtatCCGcatctgtctgtatgtgtatgtttgtgtgcatgtctggccgtgtttttgtgtgcgtctCTGTTTATGTTTCTGTATGTAAGTATGTGCTTATGTATAGGGCTGtctgtatactgtatatttgtgtttctttgtgtgtgtggttttgtgtttctgtgtgtgtgtgtgtgtctggacaCCAGTCTCTGTGCATTCTGCAGTCTAACACTCTGGACAGCTCTCCCTCCcaccagagaaaaatacatggggagaaATAGGAGAGACGAGGGGTGAGTATGTCCTTTAGAAGtacacagttcaaatttggtttgtctgactgtgaaagtagacacatttttcaagagacaagaatctctactactttggagaaaatgacaaaagggcgatttacttttttttttttttttttttaaatatatataatcatcAGCTCACTGACGCACTCTAACTTAAGTgtcctccactctaagccaccaacattctgtgcaatacacacacatgggaaactaaaattttcagcagaaatgaggtgaagCGAGCATTAGACTTGAACAATTGCTGAtcgaaaagtataaaagatatcagaaagatTAATACACAACTTGGTAGAGaacatttttgtcctttttaaaggttaaatgGACTGTGTAGCTCTAAGTATGCCAAAgtatcagaggtttgaaaaagcttAAGATTTCTGGGGATTTTCACCATCTCTCATGAgtaatgaaagttttttttggtAGGCAATCAAAATGTTTACgatagaaaaataataaataagaataagaaacGTCAGCAATAACAATAGTGACTCACTAATAAGTGATGTAATctgtaaatatatgtatattttaggATCACTCTTAGTGGCTGGTGTTTGCAGGAAAGAATGGCAAGGCAATGGTCAGGAGGAGAAAATCAAATGGTGTTTATATGCAGAGATAACACCAAACATGGCAGCAACAGAGAACTGACCAGCATAGACTATAATGGGAGATCCCATCTTAAGGGGCAATTCAAAGTTTATTGCAGACTAAAGTCCCCTGATTTTTAACTAgccaatatttatatttacaaaaacCCAACACCTGCTGGCCAACCCAATAATAAACATCCAAACATAATCATTGttgataaatatataaaataattccCAAATCCATCCTCTTCCCACCTGGTTTTCCCAGAATGTTTAATAAACCACCTGGAGCCAGGGGGAGTCTTTTGGCCAAACTCTGTGAAGCAGTCTCAAAGGAAGACAGGTGAGTGACTAAcaatttaaacatatttaaatttatGCAGTAGTACACACTTTGTTCAGATATTTAACATACCAATTTGCTGCATAGCTCTGAATGTAATTTAAACAGTTGTTTGTCAATTATGAACAATTGGATGCACAACCAATAGGAGACTGGGGTAAGTTGAGCCACCCCTTCTTGCTAGGAAACCATACCACAAACTGAGCATGTGACCAATGATTTAGGAGGAAGGCATCATTTCATGGATTCTGTGAAGGTAAGA
It includes:
- the LOC115052737 gene encoding protein MB21D2; translation: MAAPALSGRAGSAGSLGNSPTIATGRLPHGGGVGPELDFRSAARMEDLNRLIQEFSKHDQREYDDQRALEIHTAKDFIFSMLGMVQKLDQKLPVANEYLLLSGGIREGVVDMDLDELSVYARGTDYDMDFTLLVPALKLHDRNQPVTLDMRHSALGHSWLSLRLFDEGTINKWKDCCTIVDHINGTTNYFFSPTLVADWFYQSISLVLLEVQKKPQRGMPRVEKVERNGTIISVILGVGSSRMLYDIVPVVSFKGWPAVAQSWLMENHFWDGKITEEEVISGFYLVPACSYKGRKENEWRLSFARSEVQLKKCISSSLMQAYQACKAIIIKLLSRPKAISPYHLRSIMLWACDRLPANYLAQDDFSGHFLLGLIDDLQHCLVNKMCPNYFIPQCNMLEHLSDETAMLHARKLSSVRSDPAEHLRTTIEHAKAANRLTVELQWRGSSNNLPSPQSDASGENQPDDRLAKKLQQLVTENPGKSISVFINPDDVTRPHFRIDDKFF